In Deferribacteraceae bacterium V6Fe1, one genomic interval encodes:
- a CDS encoding flagellar brake domain-containing protein translates to MEKIKDISTYLTINTKILVNVLSGNYRGIYDSRIEDIHNDKMKITIPSQKGIPFPLSPGSKLEVSFITPMGRFSFNSEVIGRIRENIPLLEIVYPEFLRRQELRRFFRVEARLKIKFRTIDYIEKDGAPEMIKKEYDGIIKDISGGGIRLTSDIKLEQGQAIELDMSEALGTKFDIIARVVHIYNNDDKSEVGVEFITIKETDRDKIIKYVFQRQIELKRMSK, encoded by the coding sequence ATGGAAAAGATAAAAGATATTTCTACTTATTTGACAATAAACACAAAAATACTTGTCAATGTATTATCCGGAAATTACAGAGGAATATACGATTCAAGGATTGAGGATATTCACAACGACAAGATGAAAATAACTATCCCCTCTCAAAAAGGGATACCATTCCCATTAAGCCCAGGGTCTAAATTAGAAGTTAGCTTTATTACCCCAATGGGAAGATTCTCATTTAACAGCGAAGTTATCGGGAGAATAAGGGAAAATATTCCTCTTTTGGAAATAGTATACCCTGAATTTTTAAGACGTCAGGAATTGAGAAGATTTTTTAGAGTGGAAGCAAGGTTAAAAATAAAATTTAGGACTATTGATTATATTGAAAAAGATGGTGCCCCTGAAATGATAAAAAAAGAGTACGACGGTATCATAAAAGATATTTCAGGAGGCGGCATAAGACTTACCAGCGACATCAAACTTGAGCAAGGTCAGGCAATTGAACTTGATATGTCAGAAGCATTAGGCACTAAGTTTGATATAATTGCAAGAGTTGTCCACATATACAATAATGATGACAAATCGGAAGTGGGGGTTGAGTTTATCACAATCAAGGAAACAGACAGAGATAAAATTATCAAGTATGTTTTTCAAAGGCAGATTGAGTTAAAAAGAATGTCAAAATAA
- a CDS encoding STAS domain-containing protein — protein MSIYKERDGKIELIFPINDLDTLTGEEIARYLTEIVNEIDGVIINFSRVNYLNSSGLRELIQILKYLKDHNIKLALTRLSDNIAKIFNNTNLHKLFEIFDTDDEAKRSLLQ, from the coding sequence ATGTCAATTTACAAAGAAAGGGATGGAAAAATAGAGCTAATTTTTCCTATTAACGATTTGGACACACTTACAGGAGAAGAGATAGCACGATATTTGACAGAAATAGTCAATGAAATTGACGGCGTAATTATAAATTTTTCAAGAGTAAACTACCTAAACAGCAGTGGACTCAGGGAACTTATACAAATATTAAAATATCTTAAAGATCACAATATAAAGCTTGCACTCACCAGGCTGAGTGACAACATCGCAAAAATATTTAATAATACGAATCTTCATAAACTTTTTGAAATATTTGACACCGATGACGAAGCTAAAAGAAGTCTTCTCCAGTAA
- a CDS encoding methyltransferase domain-containing protein gives MTKLKEVFSSNTLIEAVLKYIENQYGLKINELNTDKVFDLIYKNHISDLGFDEEVLEVVDRQISDFLFNNESYFFRYPAQLELILNHCKNNLAPTIVSFGSSNGQEAYSISMYLKESGLNPTIVGVDIDEQAVENAKTGIYSPYSLQKLPEKFAKYFSTLDNKKFILADKIKNNVHFYKLNILKDDIGKILPDQKADIVLMNNILIYMNKKTIDYIIEKIANILKPGGILLTTEEEYSIKTFQNFLKSDKTNNCKFYTKPNLEEIAPMEYRELFEIKIDKENTEFDYESLKIKQEETTIEDAKQYFNKDNFLNAIAISYNILKNDPLNDEALIIISESFYKLGFNTEAKKWLKTYLIINSNKEEKIEQYLNLCLKTKDFFEYIRILKKKIALLNKKDDIIRLREILNKVGLNAEELYYNM, from the coding sequence ATGACGAAGCTAAAAGAAGTCTTCTCCAGTAACACTTTAATTGAAGCAGTATTAAAATATATCGAAAACCAATACGGGCTTAAAATAAATGAACTGAATACTGACAAAGTTTTCGATTTAATTTACAAAAACCACATATCTGACTTAGGGTTTGACGAAGAGGTCTTAGAGGTTGTAGACAGGCAAATAAGCGATTTTTTATTTAACAATGAGTCTTACTTCTTCAGATACCCTGCTCAATTGGAATTAATTTTAAACCACTGTAAAAACAATCTTGCTCCGACAATAGTTTCTTTCGGTTCTTCAAACGGTCAGGAGGCATATTCAATTTCAATGTACTTAAAAGAAAGCGGTTTAAACCCAACAATAGTTGGCGTCGACATTGATGAACAAGCGGTCGAAAATGCCAAAACCGGAATCTATTCCCCTTACTCTTTGCAAAAACTTCCTGAAAAATTTGCCAAATATTTCAGCACCTTAGATAACAAAAAATTTATACTTGCCGATAAAATTAAAAATAATGTTCACTTTTACAAATTAAATATTCTGAAAGATGATATTGGCAAAATACTCCCGGACCAAAAAGCAGATATTGTTCTTATGAATAATATCCTTATTTATATGAATAAAAAAACAATAGACTACATAATAGAAAAAATTGCCAACATACTAAAGCCGGGTGGAATTCTTCTGACGACCGAAGAAGAATATTCCATTAAAACATTTCAAAACTTTTTAAAAAGCGATAAAACAAACAATTGTAAATTTTACACCAAACCAAACTTGGAAGAGATAGCGCCGATGGAGTACCGTGAGCTGTTTGAAATTAAGATTGATAAAGAGAATACGGAATTTGATTATGAATCATTAAAAATAAAACAAGAAGAAACAACCATAGAAGATGCTAAACAATACTTTAACAAAGATAACTTTTTGAATGCCATAGCTATCAGCTACAACATATTGAAAAATGATCCATTAAATGATGAAGCACTTATTATTATTTCAGAAAGCTTTTACAAATTGGGATTCAACACCGAAGCTAAAAAGTGGCTTAAGACTTACCTCATCATCAACTCGAATAAAGAGGAAAAAATTGAGCAATATCTTAACCTTTGTTTGAAAACCAAAGATTTTTTTGAATATATAAGAATATTAAAGAAAAAAATAGCCCTCCTAAATAAAAAAGATGATATAATTAGACTAAGAGAAATT